A window of the Leishmania mexicana MHOM/GT/2001/U1103 complete genome, chromosome 29 genome harbors these coding sequences:
- a CDS encoding putative mannosyltransferase has translation MSNKTWLDRQSLRTLLLYGGLVRLVLLIYAAFHDSYCRVKYTDIDYMIVVDGARELLHGGTPFDRTTYRYTPLLAVLVIPAVLTANPLGKVVFTLSDLGAAYYCFHMLLRFTTERSAKWMVVIWILFNPVVLNVSTRGNSDMLISFMSMGVLAKFAEGRHFTAAAILGFAVHFKIYPVIYALPLVLGVWERASQKDFFGRLADTAPVVIGCALCFTVAFAVPTYVCYLIYGQQYLDEAFIYHIHREDHRHNFSPYWLLMYLNMGRRNLGVGVDYSVGLFAFLPQLAVLCYASWKLRKNIAHACCVETILFVAFNKVCTVQYFVWFLPLLAFVFCDPAQPKRLTGATSTPKSERPPLLSAVAIILMWSLMIPLWVWTAYGLEFEGQNHYGRLWIVSCAFFLATVGLAAWLGRVCYRSRITIGMKDLRPAFKQA, from the coding sequence ATGAGCAACAAAACGTGGCTGGACAGGCAGAGCCTTCGCACGCTTCTCCTCTACGGAGGGCTCGTGCGGCTCGTGCTGCTTATTTACGCCGCTTTCCACGACTCCTACTGCCGAGTCAAGTACACGGATATCGACTACATGATTGTGGTTGATGGCGCCAGggagctgctccacggcggaaCGCCATTTGATCGCACGACGTACCGTTACACGCCGCTTCTGGCGGTCCTGGTGATCCCCGCCGTGCTGACCGCCAACCCCCTTGGGAAGGTTGTCTTTACGCTGAGCGACCTTGGCGCAGCCTACTACTGCTTTCACATGCTCCTGCGCTTTACGACGGAGCGGAGCGCCAAGTGGATGGTAGTTATCTGGATCCTCTTCAACCCCGTCGTGCTGAACGTGTCGACGCGTGGAAACAGTGACATGCTCATCTCTTTCATGAGCATGGGCGTGTTGGCGAAGTTTGCGGAGGGTCGCCACttcaccgcagcggcgatcCTCGGCTTCGCCGTACACTTTAAAATCTATCCTGTCATCTACGCGCTTCCCTTGGTGCTCGGCGTGTGGGAGCGCGCGTCGCAAAAAGATTTCTTCGGTCGTCTCGCTGACACCGCCCCCGTCGTGATCGGCTGTGCCCTCTGCTTCACGGTCGCCTTCGCTGTTCCAACGTATGTGTGCTACCTGATCTACGGCCAGCAGTACCTCGACGAGGCCTTCATCTACCACATCCATCGCGAGGACCACCGGCACAATTTCTCCCCGTACTGGCTGCTCATGTATCTCAACATGGGCCGCCGCAACCTTGGCGTTGGCGTCGACTACTCCGTCGGATTGTTTGCGTttctgccgcagctcgcggTGCTGTGCTACGCCTCATGGAAGCTTCGCAAGAACATTGCCCACGCCTGCTGCGTTGAGACGATCCTCTTCGTCGCCTTCAACAAGGTCTGCACTGTGCAGTACTTCGTGTGGTTCCTTCCGCTCCTCGCATTCGTCTTCTGCGACCCGGCGCAGCCGAAACGGCTGACGGGTGCCACTAGTACCCCCAAGTCagagcggccgccgctgctttcCGCTGTCGCGATCATTCTCATGTGGAGCCTCATGATTCCGCTGTGGGTGTGGACAGCATACGGACTCGAGTTCGAGGGACAGAACCACTACGGCCGCCTCTGGATCGTGTCATGCGCCTTCTTCCTTGCCACAGTGGGCCTCGCCGCGTGGCTGGGGCGGGTGTGCTATCGTAGTCGTATAACCATCGGCATGAAGGACCTCCGCCCGGCGTTCAAACAGGCGTGA